In Paenibacillus durus, the DNA window CCGCTGATGGACGGAGAGGCGGACATTTATTTGCTGTGGAACACCAATGACCGGAATGTCCCGGATGACGAGCTGATCCGGTATATGATGTCTGTCCGGGAGAAGGCGGAGCAGTATCTAAAGGTTAGCGTGCGCGGCTTCTATGCGGCTGAGGCGGTTCCGGTTCGGCAGTTCGTCGAGACCTACAAGCAGTTGGCGGAGTACCGCGATCACAGCTTCTATGGCCCCGCTTTGCCCGCCGTGATGCTGAAGCCGGACCGCACGTTCCTGCCTGCGGCCGAATCGAAACCAGAGAAAGAGAAGGCGATGCTGTCACTGGCGCTCGAGGAAGACAACGCCGCCTGGATTGATTTGGCCGTGAGCAAGCTGCTGCAGCACGCCGAAGCAGAGCATTGGACGCCAAGGCTGCTTAAAGAAACGTACGCCGATTGTGTACGCCGGATGGCGTCCGAGACGAACGGGACGGCGGAGGAAGCATTCTTCGTCCACTTAAGCCGGTCCCTCCGGGCGGAGGAAGCGGCGCACCTGACGAAGCGGGAGCTGTGGAACCTGTGGCGGCATCAGGCGCTGACGCCGATCAGCGATCTGGAGAAGGACATTCGGCTTCAGGCCATCGACGATTTTCTGCGGGAGCATGTCGACCGGACGATAACCTCGGTGGACATGGCGGAGCATCTGCACCTTAATCCGAGCTATTTCTCCCGCTATTTCAAGCGGCTGGCCGGAATGAAATTTACGGATTACGTCAATAGCTACAAAATCTCCATCGCCATCTCCATGCTCCGCCGGGAGAACGAGACGGTTGAAAATGTAGCTTATACGCTCGGATTCTCGGACCGGGCTTATTTCTCCAAGGTCTTCAAGAAGTACAGCGGCAAGAGCCCCAGCGAGTTCAAGAATGTGTAGAACGGGGCTAGCAAATTAGGGGGAATATTTATGAAAGCGGTTACTTTGAGAAAATTATTACTGCTTCCGCTTATGGCCGCCCTGTTATTTGGTCCGGTCGGCCTCATGCCGGCGGAACGGGCGTCGGCAGCGGGCACGACGTATTATGTGGACGCCGGGGCGGGAAGCGACGAGAACGGCGGCACGAGCACAGATAGTCCCTGGAAATCGCTCGCCAAGGTCAATTCGGCCGTATTCGATCCAGGCGACCGTATTCTGCTTAAAGCCGGTTCGGTCTGGAGCGATACCTATCTGGACCTGAAGGGGTCGGGCGTGGAAGGAAGCCCAATCGTGGTCGACCGGTACGGAACCGGGCCCAAACCGCTGATTAACTTCGGCAATACGGCGGTGGGCGGCGAAGGGTTCGGCGTCCGCCTTAAAAATGTATCGTATTGGGAAATTAACAATTTGGAAATCACGAGCGGGCAGCACGCGACCGACATGCGCCGAAGCGGCATTCTCGTCGTCGGTGAAGGGGCGGGCGCCGGCGCGTTCAAGCATATTTATATTAAAGGCAACGACATCCATGACGTATTCGGCACGGACCGAAGAACCGGCGGCATCAATTTTCACGCCCGCGGCGGCAATACCGGTCCCGAGAGCACGTGGGACGATGTGCTAATTGAGAACAATACGGTGATCAACGTGGCGGATACCGGCATTCAGGTGATGACGGATGCCTTCGCCAACACGTCCTGGGCCCATAAGCAGGACGCCTTCACCCATTTGATTATTCGCGGCAACTATGTGGAGAAAATTCACCGGGACGGCATTCTGGTCC includes these proteins:
- a CDS encoding response regulator transcription factor, with translation MMTVMLIDDDVPMLDYVKHLLGCLDLKLEVVAEASGSEQALEQFHDSLPDLAIVDIGLPGMDGLELAEAFRIMKPEVRLIFLTCYEDFHYSKRAIGLEADDYLIKDELTPEQLRDSVSKAMERIRRRRELLERYSFQQAIERNREVLKQNFLKQLLSEGGEWDNILLFGERLGISWKLPYLRHGFLHIDAASVVGRYRYKDMPLLHFAVGNIAAELSSGQATITPLMDGEADIYLLWNTNDRNVPDDELIRYMMSVREKAEQYLKVSVRGFYAAEAVPVRQFVETYKQLAEYRDHSFYGPALPAVMLKPDRTFLPAAESKPEKEKAMLSLALEEDNAAWIDLAVSKLLQHAEAEHWTPRLLKETYADCVRRMASETNGTAEEAFFVHLSRSLRAEEAAHLTKRELWNLWRHQALTPISDLEKDIRLQAIDDFLREHVDRTITSVDMAEHLHLNPSYFSRYFKRLAGMKFTDYVNSYKISIAISMLRRENETVENVAYTLGFSDRAYFSKVFKKYSGKSPSEFKNV